The following coding sequences lie in one Phycisphaerae bacterium genomic window:
- the queC gene encoding 7-cyano-7-deazaguanine synthase QueC, which yields MGIKKTEGKCDARPSAVVLLSGGLDSAVTLAVAVREGFACEALTFVYGQRHGREVESARRVARQVGARHHRVVSLDPSLFAGSALTGGPAVPLDRPEERMASEIPCTYVPARNTVFLALALAYAEARGAFDIFIGANAVDYSGYPDCRPAFIEAFERLANLGTRSGVTGEGRFRVRAPLMAKSKAQIVRMAVELGVDASITWSCYNPDDRGRPCGRCDSCRIRLRAFAEAGLTDPLCGDEGEV from the coding sequence ATGGGCATAAAAAAAACGGAAGGAAAATGCGATGCGCGGCCGTCGGCGGTGGTGTTGCTGAGCGGCGGATTGGACTCGGCGGTCACGCTGGCGGTGGCGGTTCGGGAGGGTTTTGCATGTGAGGCGTTGACGTTCGTATACGGTCAACGTCACGGCCGCGAGGTCGAGTCGGCGCGTCGCGTGGCGCGTCAGGTGGGAGCGCGACATCACCGGGTGGTGTCGCTCGATCCGTCGCTGTTCGCCGGATCGGCGCTGACGGGCGGGCCGGCGGTGCCGCTGGACCGACCGGAGGAACGGATGGCCAGCGAGATTCCGTGCACTTACGTACCGGCGCGGAACACGGTTTTTCTGGCGTTGGCGCTGGCGTACGCCGAGGCGCGCGGGGCGTTTGACATTTTCATCGGGGCGAACGCGGTGGACTACAGCGGCTATCCGGATTGCCGGCCGGCGTTCATCGAGGCGTTCGAGCGTTTGGCCAATCTGGGCACCCGAAGCGGCGTGACGGGCGAAGGGCGTTTTCGCGTGCGGGCCCCGCTGATGGCCAAGAGCAAGGCGCAGATCGTCCGGATGGCGGTGGAACTGGGGGTGGATGCGTCGATCACGTGGAGCTGCTACAACCCGGACGATCGGGGCCGTCCGTGCGGGCGGTGCGATTCATGCCGCATTCGCCTTCGCGCGTTCGCAGAGGCGGGATTGACGGACCCGCTGTGCGGCGACGAGGGCGAGGTTTAG